The sequence TCAGCTAAACAGGTGAAGTCAACTTTTCCGAAAGATCATAATATCATATATAGACTGTCTGTTGGAGTTTTGAGTTAGTATTCTATCAGCGATCTCTTGTACAGCTTGATGACAACGAAATGCCCAGGACATCGTAGCAGGAACATATCATTGTTTTCCGTCGCTCCCATGGCGGCAGCTGTTTACAGGTATCATGACAGTGTGGGGACCAAGATATGGAGTTATGGATACCGAGTGCTTTCCGGAGAAGATACGATTTCCCGTGTTGGTGATGACTTGGTCGAACAAGCTAGTAGTACGCACCACGAATAGTGTCGTAGtatagaaaatttggaaaactGAATATGTCGATTTGAGTTCAGTTTACTCCAATGAAGAATTGGAAAGTAGGCAAAGCTCGGGCAGATTTTCCAACCGTGAACTATGCAATATTGGTAGTTAGTTACATGGCGACCTATTAAGGGTACGTTTAGTAGAGCCCTGCCAAATAGTTTTTTTTGAGAGGTATgattctctgttgattttgttaAGTGATTCTATGATATGTACTAAGAGGTTGGGAGTTGAAAAAAGTAGCTTCTCCTGAAGTCGTGAAGTAATTTCCATCTCAATTTTAAGAGTTTATGCTAGAAAATTAAAGAGAATCAGTCTCAGCTATAGAATCACTTCTCTCGGATAATTAGCTCACATAGAGAATTAAAATCAGATGGAGCTCTATCAAACAGGCGAATGTGATGATCCATTATCTCCTCACTCCTAAACAAGCACATTACAAGCTAAGGGTTCTAGTGGGAGGTTCTACTTAGGAGGTTTTGAATCTTAGCTGTATTCACCTCACCTCGCGAAATTAAGTTCCAAGTAAAATTAAGCCCATTTTGGAACAAATGAGAAGTGGAGGGATTTTATAAGATTTTGAATCCTATTGGAAGTTCCTATAAAGccgagcatctccagcagtttggcaaatcgaggtGCCATCTttaatttttggcaaaaacgttaaaaatactcctccaacagtttggcaaaagacttggcaatttttggcaacttgggaaaaaccagcctccagcgcgtaaatatacgcgcgcggcgcgcggttgtcatcgtggtttctagtcaggtgggagggtgaaaaaagaaataaataacagagaagggttcctgatttaaattttcaagaggtggaagggcataaatataattttgtttctctcttaggattcctgatgtaagttagatctagatttggcaagtgaattatgccaaattgttggagataagctctttttttacttggcatatttttttagaagttggcaaaacacaagatatgccaagtaaaatatggcaaactcttggagatgctcgaAAGATTGGATTCCTATCTATGAAATTCCTATGCAATGGCTTGTTCCATGTAATTTTGGAGAAATTTTACCAATAGGTTGTAGAAAGTTTTATTTGTCACTCTCTCTCACGTGTTTCTCCTGTGCACTATCCAAACGGCCATTCCTAGATTTTCCTATCACCCTATGTTTCTCATTGCTTAAGATTGTAGATacaatgatttttttatttctgcATTTTTTTCCTATTCTTGTATTTTGAGAATCCCGTATCGTAGAGAGGACAGAAAACTTGGGCAGTGTGATTTTGAAAAATGAGACAATTGTTACACAAACAATCTTAGGATACGGAAGTCTACAAGAGTTTGGAATATCTAGTGCTGCTGCACTCTGTGGACTTGGCTCAGCATGCATGTACAACAGCAAACCTACTTTCACGGTACACCCCGTCACAGTAGTACCTTATTTAGCCTGGATGATCTCGACACTGACTCGAGCCACCCCGGCCCATAAAATTAGATCCACCAAAAGCTTCAAATAGACATCCATGGAACATGGTTGAAATAGTTATCATCGGTTGACTTGTAGGCCCCTCCCAGtcatcgccggccgccgccgatctCCGGCGTTCCAAAGCGGCAGCCACGGCGGTGGCAAGAAATGGGCAGTGCACAGCCTCGAAAAGGGACGCCAAGCGGCTGGCACAGGCGGCGCGCGCATGCCGGCAGGACGCTCAGTACCCCGCGTCGACGCCGAACGCGaacgagccgccgccggcatcaacggcggcgtcgccgagcgcgccgccgccgctgtagaACCCGGCGAAGTCGAGGGCGTCAGGGCCGAAGGACCcgatgccgccgtcgccgtcgaggaGCAGCCTGGCCCGCTtctcgccgccctccgcggcggcggcggcggccgcctcgccggcggcagcgtccggcgcggcggcgtcgccgacgAGGCGGTGCAGCCTGTCGCGGTCGCCGACGACCTTGAGGAGGAAGGCGAGCATCTGCTTGGGCCGGCGCTCGGTCTCCTGCACGCGGCGCCACATGGAGGCCACCCGGTCGTCGATGGTGCGCTGCTCCTGCTTGAGGCGCACCACCTCCGTGGCCACCATGGCCATGTCGTCCGCGGAGGGCTCCGCGGAGCCGGCGTCCTTcctcttgccgccgccgccgccgcctcctcccgcggcggcgctgctgccgcggcgGACGATGTTGCGCATGAGGTGCGTCTGGCCGCGCAGGAACGACGCGTGCGCGAACTCCCACCGGTCCGGATCAACCTTGCGGAAACCCTGTTGCGTCGAGGGGAAACAGATCACAATCAATCAGGGCAGGAATCCAGCACGGTTCTTGGCGCCTATCAATAACAGTGCTACAAATCGATTCATTCTGGCAGAAAACCGTTGGGAGAGAAACGCAGGACGAATCTCACAAGCGCCATGCTGACACGAGTTTGGCTGAGAACGCTCCAAGATTTTGGCTATGATTTCTACCACGATCTACCTTCGCGGGGCTTGTTTCTTTGACGATTTTCAGGCATCAACCTCCACGAATCAACACGCTACTGAAGcaaaaagagttttttttttctctcttgaaAATTCGTTACTGCAGCTAGTGAGATGTGTTACAAACTGCTTTTCCGCTCCATCAGAAAACATTTACAAAGTTCTGCTGCTGCATACAGCATGACGAGCGACACAAACAGTTTTTCATTTTCCTCTCCAAAGATTCACACATACGCACACGCAGACACGCTCACGAACTGTCTGAAGGTGTGTGTGCAGTACAGATCCAGCAGCGGGTACCCTCTCCCCCAACGGAGGGTCCAACTTGGTGAGCAGAAAAGATGGTAGTGGCAGAAGCAAATCAGTTTATAGTTGGAGTGATTGACTGACATAGGTGTTGAGCTGGCGCACGAAGCTGGAGAAGTTGTTGTGCTTGAAGTGCGCGGGCAGCAGCGTCTGCGAGAAGACGAAGGGGTCGGCGACGACGAAGCTGTTGTTCCCCCGGCCCCAGCCGATGACCCCGTTCGTCCCGGGGTCCTCCACCATCATGTACGTCTTCCACAcgaacggcgccgccgcccgccgccatccCCTCTTTCACTCCCTTCCCGCTGCTTAAATATGTATCCTGGCAGGCAGCTTAAAGAAGAAGAAACTATCTGGCTTCTAAATGCGGAAATGGCGGAGGCAAAGCGGCGCGTGGCCGTAGAAGGTAAGGGTCGTTGGGGGGCGGTCGTCGccgggggcgcgcgcgggcggggagCAGGTTATAGCGCGGCGCGGCCAGTGGCGGCGCGACGCGT comes from Panicum virgatum strain AP13 chromosome 4K, P.virgatum_v5, whole genome shotgun sequence and encodes:
- the LOC120704814 gene encoding heat stress transcription factor C-2b-like, encoding MMVEDPGTNGVIGWGRGNNSFVVADPFVFSQTLLPAHFKHNNFSSFVRQLNTYGFRKVDPDRWEFAHASFLRGQTHLMRNIVRRGSSAAAGGGGGGGGKRKDAGSAEPSADDMAMVATEVVRLKQEQRTIDDRVASMWRRVQETERRPKQMLAFLLKVVGDRDRLHRLVGDAAAPDAAAGEAAAAAAAEGGEKRARLLLDGDGGIGSFGPDALDFAGFYSGGGALGDAAVDAGGGSFAFGVDAGY